A genomic window from Buteo buteo chromosome 13, bButBut1.hap1.1, whole genome shotgun sequence includes:
- the RAB40B gene encoding ras-related protein Rab-40B — MSHVGSPVKAYDFLLKFLLVGDSDVGKGEILASLQDGATESPYGYHMGIDYKTTTILLDGRRIKLQLWDTSGQGRFCTIFRSYSRGAQGVILVYDITNRWSFDGIDRWIKEIDEHAPGVPKILVGNRLHLAFKRQVSTEQAQAYAERLGMTFFEVSPLCNFNITESFTELARIVLMRHGMDRLWRPNKVLSLQDLCCRAIVSCTPVHLVDKLPLPVALRSHLKSFSMANGLNARMMHGRSYSLTSSNINKRNSLKKAKIIRPPQSPPKNCTRNSCKIS; from the exons ATGAGCCACGTGGGAAGCCCGGTGAAAGCCTAcgattttctgctgaaattcctGCTGGTGGGGGACAGCGACGTGGGCAAGGGGGAGATCCTGGCCAGCCTGCAGGACGGAGCCACCGAGTCGCCTTACGGGTACCACATGG GTATAGATTATAAGACTACAACGATTCTTCTGGATGGCCGACGAATCAAGCTACAGCTCTG ggATACATCGGGGCAAGGGAGATTCTGCACCATATTTCGGTCTTATTCAAGAGGTGCTCAG ggTGTAATACTAGTGTACGATATTACAAATCGTTGGTCATTTGATGGAATCGATCGATGGATAAAAGAAATAGATGAG CATGCTCCTGGTGTACCAAAAATCCTGGTTGGAAATCGCCTTCACTTAGCCTTCAAGCGCCAAGTGTCTACTGAACAAGCACAAGCCTATGCTGAGAGGCTGGGCATGACTTTTTTTGAAGTCAGTCCactttgtaattttaatattaCAGAGTCCTTTACTGAGCTAGCAAGAATAGTATTGATGAGACATGGAATGGACAGGCTCTGGAGGCCGAACAAGG TACTGAGTCTGCAAGACCTTTGTTGCCGTGCCATAGTTTCCTGTACCCCTGTGCATCTTGTTGACAAGCTCCCTCTCCCTGTTGCCTTAAGAAGCCATCTCAAATCTTTCTCCATGGCAAATGGCCTTAACGCCAGGATGATGCATGGACGCTCATACTCCCTCACATCCAGCAACATCAATAAAAGGAACAGCTTAAAGAAAGCTAAAATTATCCGTCCACCACAGAGCCCACCAAAAAACTGTACAAGAAACAGCTGTAAAATTTCTTAA